One region of Moraxella sp. ZY210820 genomic DNA includes:
- the rplY gene encoding 50S ribosomal protein L25, with product MSHYVLNATLRTAEQQGKGASRRLRREALIPAIIYGGNKEPVAITLEYREIIKLLEDNNFFTANTTIKFDGQEETVVIKALQRHPSTNRPMHADFIRA from the coding sequence ATGTCACACTATGTATTAAACGCTACTTTGCGTACTGCTGAACAACAAGGGAAAGGTGCGAGCCGCCGCCTTCGCCGTGAAGCATTAATTCCAGCTATCATCTATGGTGGTAACAAAGAACCTGTTGCAATCACTTTAGAATATCGTGAAATCATCAAGTTATTGGAAGATAACAACTTCTTCACTGCTAATACAACAATTAAATTTGATGGTCAAGAAGAAACTGTTGTAATTAAAGCATTACAACGTCATCCTTCAACTAACCGTCCTATGCACGCTGACTTTATTCGTGCTTAA
- a CDS encoding AMP-binding protein translates to MPTTLKPWLKTYEKFGLDAEINIPADSISLLDLFDYNIKKHRDQMAFVSMDKSFSYAELDDYSTRFATYLQKLNLAPGTRVAVMMPNLLQYPIAMLGILRAGCILVNINPMYTTYELEHQLNDSEAEVLIIADMFAHVYQPLVGKTSVKHVIVTGVGDLLGFIKGSVVNFVVRNVRKQVPEWSFVHTPFKEAATRYSTNDYKRPMVTGHDTALLQYTGGTTGVAKGAELSHRNLIANMLQVNALFESKFGRNRLFHGENFFVALPLYHIFSFTCMMYGMYVGATNVLIPNPRDLDALVKEYRKYPPVIFPAVNTLFNALANHQGFIESDHRKLVGSVGGGMAVLESTAERWKEITGCMILEGYGMSETSPVATFNPPNNPEYMNSIGVPVPSTDIIILGDNGRPVIMGDSGEICIKGPQVMQGYWKRPDETAKVMTADGYLRTGDIGVMDAEGFIRIIDRKKDTIIVSGFNVYPNEIEAVMSKHPAVAEVAVIGVPDVKSGEVPKAFVVLKDYSVSPQELLEFTHDYLTGYKRPRHIEVVSELPKSAVGKILRKNLRSKAQNKA, encoded by the coding sequence ATGCCAACAACACTAAAACCGTGGTTAAAAACATACGAAAAATTTGGGCTTGATGCTGAAATTAACATACCTGCGGATTCAATTTCTTTGTTAGACCTTTTTGACTACAATATTAAAAAGCACCGTGACCAAATGGCATTTGTGTCAATGGATAAATCATTTAGCTATGCTGAATTAGATGATTATAGTACTCGTTTTGCAACTTATTTACAAAAGTTAAATTTAGCACCCGGTACACGTGTTGCAGTCATGATGCCAAATTTATTGCAATATCCGATTGCAATGCTGGGCATTTTACGAGCAGGGTGTATTTTAGTCAATATTAATCCTATGTATACCACTTATGAATTAGAACATCAGCTGAATGATTCTGAAGCAGAAGTGCTAATTATTGCTGATATGTTTGCTCATGTATATCAACCACTGGTGGGGAAAACATCAGTTAAACATGTGATTGTAACTGGTGTAGGTGATTTATTAGGTTTTATTAAAGGGTCTGTAGTTAATTTTGTGGTGCGTAATGTGCGTAAACAAGTACCAGAATGGAGTTTTGTACATACCCCATTTAAAGAGGCAGCAACACGTTATTCTACTAATGATTATAAGCGTCCAATGGTAACAGGGCATGATACTGCATTATTACAATATACAGGAGGTACCACAGGTGTAGCGAAAGGGGCGGAACTTTCACATCGTAATTTGATTGCTAATATGTTGCAAGTCAATGCTTTATTTGAAAGTAAATTTGGTCGTAATCGACTCTTTCACGGAGAAAACTTTTTTGTTGCTTTACCACTTTACCATATTTTCTCATTTACTTGTATGATGTATGGTATGTATGTTGGTGCAACAAATGTATTGATTCCAAATCCACGTGATTTAGATGCATTAGTTAAAGAATATCGCAAATATCCACCTGTTATTTTCCCTGCGGTAAATACTTTATTTAATGCTTTGGCAAACCATCAAGGTTTTATTGAGTCTGACCATCGTAAATTGGTTGGTAGTGTTGGTGGTGGTATGGCAGTGTTAGAAAGTACTGCTGAGCGTTGGAAAGAAATTACAGGCTGTATGATTTTAGAAGGTTATGGTATGTCTGAGACATCACCCGTAGCGACTTTTAACCCGCCAAATAACCCAGAATATATGAATAGTATCGGCGTACCAGTTCCATCAACAGATATTATTATTTTAGGGGATAATGGACGACCTGTGATTATGGGCGATAGTGGAGAAATTTGTATTAAAGGTCCACAAGTCATGCAAGGTTATTGGAAACGCCCTGATGAGACGGCTAAAGTGATGACAGCTGATGGATATCTACGTACAGGTGATATTGGTGTTATGGATGCTGAAGGCTTTATCCGCATCATCGACCGTAAAAAAGATACCATTATTGTATCAGGTTTTAATGTTTATCCAAATGAAATAGAAGCTGTTATGAGTAAACATCCTGCTGTTGCTGAAGTTGCGGTGATTGGTGTACCCGATGTTAAATCAGGTGAAGTACCAAAAGCTTTCGTGGTATTAAAAGATTATTCAGTTTCACCACAAGAGTTATTGGAATTTACTCATGATTATTTAACAGGTTACAAACGACCACGTCATATTGAAGTGGTTTCAGAGTTACCTAAATCAGCGGTAGGTAAAATTTTACGTAAAAATCTACGTTCTAAGGCACAAAATAAAGCTTAA
- a CDS encoding phosphate--AMP phosphotransferase: MDTVLNYTDVNQLSLALIEAQLRLRQQQQGQQKSLLIIISGIETAGKGRAVRQLREWLDPRYLRVKSHAPHFIENHQPIWLRYTPDLPATGQITVMFGAWYNDLFATALNPEYAFSQHDFHHYAQQIAEFEHYLMQNHTHVVKIWFDLSWKDLQKRLSKLDESGQLLHYLYGIDWRCKTQYKALKKLKKALASDWLMIDGKHQQCDQIFAENILQVLQQPLVIVPCQTYQAQAIPQIFTDILQSDTQFSVEQKKQIIKQLSKKVAQLLRQEHRKIVIVLEGMDAAGKGGAIKRIVRKLDPREYDIHSIAAPEPYELRRPYLWRFWTRLEKGRKIQIFDRSWYGRVLVERIEHLINDTQWQNAYHEINQFETQLVCHQTVVIKIWLAISDKEQLHRFEQREQTPHKRFKITPEDWRNRAKWQDYLQACADMLHYTEHPSATWNVVATDDKYDARIRVLNVIIQHLS; the protein is encoded by the coding sequence ATGGATACTGTATTAAATTATACTGATGTTAATCAACTTTCTTTAGCTTTAATTGAAGCACAGTTACGTTTAAGACAACAGCAACAAGGACAACAAAAAAGTTTATTAATTATCATCAGCGGTATCGAAACAGCAGGGAAAGGGCGAGCAGTACGTCAATTACGAGAATGGCTTGACCCACGTTATTTGCGTGTGAAAAGTCATGCTCCCCACTTTATTGAAAATCATCAACCGATATGGTTACGTTATACGCCAGATTTACCTGCGACAGGTCAAATTACAGTGATGTTTGGGGCTTGGTATAATGATTTATTTGCTACAGCTTTAAATCCTGAATATGCATTTAGCCAACATGATTTTCATCATTATGCACAACAAATTGCTGAATTTGAGCATTATTTAATGCAAAATCATACACATGTCGTTAAAATTTGGTTTGATTTATCATGGAAAGATTTACAAAAACGTCTGAGTAAGCTTGATGAAAGTGGACAATTATTACATTATTTGTATGGGATAGATTGGCGTTGTAAAACACAATATAAAGCCTTGAAAAAACTTAAAAAAGCCTTAGCTTCGGATTGGTTAATGATTGATGGTAAACATCAACAATGTGATCAAATTTTTGCTGAAAATATTTTACAGGTTTTACAACAACCTTTAGTTATTGTGCCATGTCAAACTTATCAAGCACAAGCAATTCCTCAAATATTCACTGATATTCTACAGAGTGATACACAGTTTTCTGTTGAACAGAAAAAACAAATCATTAAACAGCTCAGTAAAAAAGTTGCTCAATTATTACGTCAAGAACATCGTAAAATAGTGATTGTACTTGAAGGCATGGATGCTGCTGGTAAAGGTGGTGCAATTAAGCGTATCGTGCGTAAACTCGACCCACGAGAATATGATATTCATAGCATTGCTGCTCCCGAGCCGTATGAGTTACGCCGTCCTTATCTATGGCGTTTTTGGACAAGATTAGAAAAGGGGCGTAAAATTCAAATTTTTGACCGTTCATGGTATGGACGTGTACTTGTTGAACGTATTGAACATTTGATTAATGATACACAATGGCAAAATGCTTATCATGAAATTAATCAATTTGAAACACAATTAGTTTGTCATCAAACGGTTGTGATAAAAATTTGGTTGGCAATTAGTGATAAAGAGCAGTTACACCGTTTTGAACAACGTGAGCAAACGCCACATAAACGTTTTAAAATTACGCCTGAAGATTGGCGAAATCGTGCTAAATGGCAGGATTATTTACAAGCTTGTGCGGATATGTTGCATTATACTGAACATCCATCTGCGACATGGAACGTTGTTGCAACGGATGATAAATATGATGCACGGATTCGGGTGTTAAATGTGATTATTCAGCATTTAAGCTAG
- the panD gene encoding aspartate 1-decarboxylase — protein MLSRLLKCKIHRAIVTHAELHYEGSCAIDGTLMDLAGIREYEEIHVWNVTNGKRFTTYAIRGEDNSGIISVNGGAAHQADVGDIVIIATFGDFTEQEANQHKPRLVYANPDNTVNHTANCIPVQVA, from the coding sequence ATGCTTTCTCGTTTATTAAAATGTAAAATCCATCGTGCCATTGTAACACACGCTGAACTACATTATGAAGGTTCTTGTGCTATTGACGGTACATTGATGGACTTAGCAGGTATTCGTGAATATGAAGAAATTCATGTATGGAATGTAACCAACGGAAAACGTTTTACCACTTACGCAATTCGTGGTGAAGACAATTCAGGAATTATTTCTGTGAATGGTGGTGCAGCTCATCAAGCAGATGTAGGTGATATTGTGATTATTGCTACTTTTGGTGATTTTACTGAACAAGAAGCAAACCAACACAAACCACGTTTAGTTTATGCAAATCCTGATAATACAGTGAACCATACAGCAAACTGTATTCCTGTACAAGTGGCTTAA
- a CDS encoding peptide chain release factor 3 — translation MSNLLKEVQARRTFAIISHPDAGKTTMTEKLLLWGKAIQVAGMVKSRKSDRSATSDWMEMEKERGISITTSVMQFPYKNHIINLLDTPGHEDFSEDTYRTLTAVDSALMVIDGAKGVEERTIKLMDVCRMRDTPIISFVNKMDREIRDPLELLDEIENVLNIRCVPITWPLGMGREFAGVYHLRENKTYIYKAGFGSTITEIEVRDGYDYPDIRAKIGDLAFKAFEESLELAQMASEDFDQELFLQGKQTPVLFGTALGNFAVDHVLDAFINWSPSPKAHQAQERVVEATEEKFSGFVFKIQANMDPKHRDRIAFMRICSGKYEKGLKMNHVRIGKEVRISDALTFLAGEREHLEEAWAGDIIGLHNHGTIQIGDTFTSGENLHFTGIPHFAPELFRRVRLKDPLKSKQLQKGLKELSEEGATQVFMPQNSNDLILGAVGVLQFDVVAYRLKEEYKVDCVYEPVSIHTVRWIHCDDEKKLNEFKKKAYDQLSIDGGGHLTYLAPSRVNLQLMQERYPDIQFFATREH, via the coding sequence ATGTCAAATTTACTTAAAGAAGTACAAGCTCGCCGCACTTTTGCTATAATTTCACACCCCGATGCGGGAAAAACCACCATGACAGAGAAATTGTTATTGTGGGGGAAAGCAATTCAGGTTGCTGGTATGGTCAAAAGTCGAAAATCTGACCGCTCTGCTACATCAGACTGGATGGAAATGGAAAAAGAACGTGGAATTTCGATTACCACATCGGTGATGCAGTTTCCTTATAAAAATCATATTATTAACTTACTTGATACACCAGGGCATGAAGATTTCTCGGAAGATACCTATCGTACTTTAACTGCGGTGGATAGTGCCTTAATGGTGATTGACGGTGCAAAAGGCGTGGAAGAACGTACTATTAAATTGATGGACGTGTGCCGTATGCGAGATACACCGATTATCTCTTTTGTTAATAAAATGGACAGGGAAATTCGTGATCCACTTGAATTGCTTGATGAAATTGAAAATGTGTTGAATATTCGTTGTGTACCAATCACTTGGCCTTTGGGTATGGGACGTGAGTTTGCAGGTGTGTATCATTTACGAGAAAATAAAACCTATATTTATAAAGCTGGTTTTGGTTCAACCATTACTGAAATTGAAGTGCGTGATGGTTATGATTATCCTGATATTCGTGCAAAAATTGGTGATTTAGCATTCAAAGCCTTTGAAGAGTCTTTAGAATTAGCTCAAATGGCAAGCGAAGATTTTGACCAAGAATTATTCTTACAAGGCAAGCAAACGCCTGTTTTATTTGGTACAGCGTTGGGTAATTTTGCGGTTGATCATGTATTAGATGCGTTTATTAACTGGTCGCCATCACCAAAAGCTCATCAAGCACAAGAACGTGTGGTTGAGGCAACTGAAGAAAAATTCTCAGGGTTTGTGTTTAAAATCCAAGCAAATATGGATCCAAAACATCGAGACCGTATTGCCTTTATGCGTATTTGTTCTGGAAAATACGAAAAAGGTTTAAAAATGAACCATGTGCGTATTGGTAAAGAAGTGCGTATTTCTGATGCTTTGACTTTTTTAGCAGGTGAGCGTGAGCATTTGGAAGAAGCATGGGCTGGCGACATTATCGGTTTACATAATCATGGCACAATCCAAATCGGTGATACCTTTACCAGTGGCGAAAATTTGCACTTTACAGGCATTCCACACTTTGCTCCAGAATTGTTCCGCCGTGTGCGTCTTAAAGACCCATTAAAATCAAAACAGTTACAAAAAGGTCTAAAAGAGTTATCGGAAGAAGGTGCAACGCAAGTATTTATGCCACAAAATAGCAATGATTTGATTCTCGGTGCGGTGGGTGTGTTACAGTTTGATGTGGTGGCGTATCGTTTGAAAGAAGAATATAAGGTCGATTGTGTATATGAGCCAGTCAGCATTCATACTGTGCGTTGGATTCATTGCGATGATGAGAAAAAACTCAATGAATTTAAAAAGAAAGCATACGACCAATTATCGATTGATGGTGGTGGGCATTTAACTTATCTTGCACCAAGCCGTGTGAATTTACAGTTGATGCAAGAGCGTTATCCTGATATTCAATTCTTTGCGACCAGAGAACATTAA
- the parC gene encoding DNA topoisomerase IV subunit A — translation MYVIMDRALPHISDGLKPVQRRIVYAMSELGLKNNVKPKKSARTVGDVLGKYHPHGDIACYEAMVLMAQPFSYRYPLIEGQGNWGSPDDPKSFAAMRYTEAKLAKYSELLLSELGQGTTDWQDNFDGSLKEPIHLPARVPNILLNGTTGIAVGMATDIPPHNLREVIKGTIALIRKPDLDDQAIHEYIPAPDLPTKAEIITPKDELLKIQMTGRGSYRMRAVYRVEKNEIIIEHLPYQVSGSKIISQIADLMNAKKLPFINDVRDESDHQNPTRIVIILRSNRVDADAVMSHLFATTDLESSYRVNLNMIGANGRPQVKSIRQILLEWIEIRKTTITRRLQYHLNKIEKRLHILAGLLIAYLDIDTVIKIIREEDQPKPILMAHFGIDEIQAEAILELKLRHLAKLEEMEIRKEQDELNAQAEIIREQLANPESLKKLMIDELKDDAKKFGDDRRSPIIERAEASTINEQDLIPAEPITVVLSKAGWIRSAKGHDIDVHHMSYRTGDEYLSHCLGKSNQKVYLLDETGRSYTLPANNLPSARGQGEPLTSKLNPPSGKQFIQVLMGDDEQDIITISSSGYGFKSQLKQLDTSVKAGKNFLTVAEDSQALVILLQNNATHLALLTSNGYLNVIELSELPILNKGKGNKLIQLENNQSLISAIALELTDTLLVETENRHIKFKADDLMNFVGKRGNKGKALPRGYTKAIHLKVIV, via the coding sequence ATGTATGTGATTATGGACAGGGCATTACCACATATCAGTGATGGGTTAAAACCTGTACAACGCCGTATTGTCTATGCCATGAGCGAATTGGGCTTAAAAAATAATGTGAAGCCAAAAAAATCTGCACGTACAGTCGGTGATGTATTGGGTAAATATCATCCACACGGCGATATTGCCTGTTATGAAGCAATGGTATTGATGGCTCAACCGTTTAGTTACCGTTATCCATTGATTGAAGGGCAAGGTAACTGGGGTTCACCTGATGACCCAAAATCATTTGCAGCCATGCGTTATACCGAAGCTAAACTCGCCAAATATAGTGAACTGCTATTAAGCGAATTAGGACAAGGCACAACCGATTGGCAAGATAATTTTGATGGTTCATTGAAAGAGCCAATCCATCTACCAGCCCGTGTACCCAATATCTTACTCAATGGTACAACAGGAATTGCGGTTGGTATGGCAACGGATATTCCGCCGCATAATTTACGAGAAGTGATTAAAGGGACGATTGCGTTAATCCGTAAGCCAGATTTAGATGACCAAGCGATTCACGAATATATTCCTGCACCAGATTTACCGACTAAAGCAGAAATTATCACACCTAAAGATGAATTATTAAAAATTCAAATGACTGGGCGTGGTAGCTATCGTATGCGTGCGGTATATCGTGTTGAAAAAAATGAAATTATTATTGAACATTTACCGTATCAAGTCTCTGGTTCAAAAATTATTAGCCAAATTGCTGATTTGATGAATGCAAAAAAATTACCATTTATCAATGATGTACGAGATGAAAGCGACCATCAAAACCCAACACGCATTGTGATTATTTTACGTTCCAATCGTGTCGATGCTGATGCAGTGATGAGCCATTTATTTGCCACGACCGATTTAGAAAGCAGTTATCGTGTCAATCTTAATATGATTGGTGCAAATGGTCGTCCACAAGTCAAATCTATTCGTCAAATTTTATTGGAATGGATTGAAATTCGTAAAACAACCATTACTCGCCGTTTACAATATCATCTCAATAAAATTGAAAAACGTTTACACATTTTAGCAGGTTTGTTGATTGCCTATTTAGATATTGATACGGTGATTAAAATTATTCGTGAAGAAGACCAGCCAAAACCTATATTGATGGCACATTTTGGCATTGATGAAATTCAAGCCGAAGCGATTTTAGAATTAAAATTACGTCATCTTGCAAAATTAGAAGAAATGGAAATTCGTAAAGAGCAAGATGAACTGAATGCCCAAGCTGAAATCATTCGTGAACAGTTGGCGAATCCTGAATCATTAAAAAAATTGATGATTGATGAACTAAAAGATGATGCGAAAAAATTTGGTGATGATAGACGTTCGCCAATCATTGAACGTGCAGAAGCATCAACCATTAACGAGCAAGATTTAATTCCTGCTGAGCCAATTACGGTCGTGTTATCTAAAGCAGGTTGGATACGTTCCGCCAAAGGACATGACATTGATGTACATCATATGAGTTACCGTACAGGTGATGAATATTTGAGCCATTGTTTAGGTAAAAGTAATCAAAAAGTCTATCTACTTGATGAAACAGGACGCAGTTATACGCTACCTGCCAATAATTTACCGTCCGCTCGTGGACAAGGCGAACCATTGACATCAAAACTCAATCCGCCATCGGGTAAACAGTTTATTCAAGTGCTAATGGGTGATGATGAACAAGACATCATTACCATCAGTTCATCGGGTTATGGTTTTAAATCACAACTTAAACAGCTCGATACATCAGTTAAGGCAGGAAAGAATTTCTTAACAGTCGCAGAAGATAGTCAAGCATTGGTAATTTTGTTGCAAAATAATGCAACACATTTGGCATTATTAACTTCAAATGGCTATTTGAATGTAATTGAATTGTCAGAATTGCCAATATTAAATAAAGGTAAAGGCAATAAACTAATACAGTTAGAAAATAATCAATCGCTTATTTCTGCTATTGCACTGGAATTGACAGATACTTTATTAGTCGAAACTGAAAATCGACACATTAAGTTTAAAGCAGATGATTTAATGAATTTTGTAGGAAAACGTGGTAATAAAGGTAAAGCTTTACCACGTGGCTATACAAAAGCTATACATTTAAAAGTTATTGTGTAA
- a CDS encoding AMP-binding protein: MERVWLDTLQQFGIEQEINLPNEQTSLVDFFEQNVKNYANNSAFIFMDKSISYTELDTYSRSFAAYLQGLNLAKGTRVAVMMPNLIQYPIALMGILRAGLVLVNVNPLYTTRELEHQLNDSGAEVLVTVDRFAHIYQPIHGKTPVKYAIITGIGDMLGFLKGSIVNFVLRSVRKEVPAWQINGHINFKDTLNTSSSRYQKPTVHLSDTAVLQYTGGTTGVSKGAELSHRNLIANMLQVDKIFESRFGKGTSLQGENFACALPLYHIFAFTVCALYGMYKGATNILIPNPRDLPAVIKEFRKYRPSLFPAVNTLFNALVNHQEFKQLDHSNLKICIGGGMAVLPSTAEAWKQVTGIVITEGYGLSETSPLATVNAPTNPVFTGTIGLPAPSTDIAILDDDGNMIPAGSVDEHGEPIVGEIAIRGPQVMKGYWNRDDETAKVMTADGFFRSGDIGFMDVKGFVKIVDRKKDMILVSGFNVYPNEIEEVISKHPKVLEVAAIGVPDEKAGEVPKVFVVKKDASLTTEEVLDFAKKNLTGYKRPRYVEFMDELPKSNVGKILRKDLRGK; this comes from the coding sequence ATGGAACGTGTTTGGCTTGATACTTTGCAACAATTTGGAATTGAACAAGAGATTAATTTACCAAATGAACAAACATCTCTAGTCGATTTTTTTGAACAAAATGTAAAAAACTATGCAAATAATTCGGCTTTTATCTTTATGGATAAAAGTATTTCTTATACTGAATTAGATACTTATAGCCGTAGTTTTGCTGCCTATTTGCAAGGATTAAATTTAGCCAAAGGCACACGTGTTGCAGTGATGATGCCGAATTTAATTCAATATCCAATTGCACTAATGGGGATTTTGCGTGCAGGCTTAGTACTGGTAAATGTAAACCCACTTTATACCACACGAGAGTTAGAACATCAGTTAAATGATTCGGGTGCAGAGGTCTTAGTTACAGTAGACCGTTTTGCACATATTTATCAGCCGATTCATGGTAAAACACCTGTAAAATATGCGATTATTACAGGCATTGGCGATATGCTTGGTTTCTTAAAAGGTTCTATCGTCAATTTTGTATTGCGTAGTGTGCGTAAGGAAGTGCCAGCTTGGCAGATTAATGGTCATATTAATTTTAAAGATACTTTAAATACATCATCAAGCCGTTATCAAAAACCTACGGTTCATCTAAGTGATACGGCTGTATTACAATATACAGGTGGTACAACAGGTGTATCTAAAGGTGCAGAATTATCTCATCGCAACTTAATTGCTAATATGTTGCAAGTGGATAAAATTTTTGAAAGTCGTTTTGGTAAAGGAACATCATTACAAGGCGAAAATTTTGCTTGTGCTTTACCGCTCTATCATATTTTTGCGTTTACGGTATGTGCATTATATGGTATGTATAAAGGTGCAACCAATATTTTAATTCCAAATCCACGTGATTTACCAGCGGTGATTAAAGAATTCCGTAAATATCGTCCATCATTATTTCCTGCGGTCAATACTTTATTTAATGCATTGGTCAATCATCAGGAATTTAAACAACTTGACCATAGCAATTTAAAAATCTGTATTGGTGGTGGTATGGCGGTATTACCAAGTACAGCTGAAGCATGGAAACAGGTTACAGGTATTGTGATTACGGAAGGTTACGGTCTATCAGAAACATCGCCATTAGCGACAGTAAATGCACCAACCAATCCAGTATTTACAGGGACGATTGGTCTGCCTGCACCAAGTACCGATATTGCAATTTTAGATGATGATGGTAATATGATTCCTGCGGGAAGTGTTGATGAACATGGCGAACCTATTGTAGGAGAAATTGCGATTCGAGGTCCACAAGTGATGAAAGGTTATTGGAATCGTGATGATGAAACAGCTAAAGTAATGACTGCTGACGGTTTCTTCCGTTCTGGTGATATTGGCTTTATGGATGTAAAAGGTTTTGTTAAAATTGTAGACCGTAAAAAAGATATGATTTTGGTGTCTGGTTTTAATGTTTATCCAAATGAAATTGAAGAAGTGATTAGTAAACATCCGAAAGTACTTGAAGTGGCTGCTATTGGTGTACCAGATGAAAAGGCTGGTGAAGTACCAAAAGTGTTTGTAGTGAAAAAAGATGCATCTTTAACTACAGAAGAAGTGCTAGACTTTGCTAAAAAGAACCTAACAGGATATAAACGTCCTCGTTATGTTGAGTTTATGGATGAGTTACCTAAATCGAACGTAGGTAAAATCTTACGTAAAGATTTGCGTGGTAAATAA
- the pth gene encoding aminoacyl-tRNA hydrolase, with translation MMSIVLIVGLGNPGAEYAQTRHNAGFWFVEQLAKSYNISLKNDNKFNAYIGRGNIEGHDVRLLLPQTFMNRSGQSVAPFCKFYQINPSSLLIAHDELDMNAGIIRLKTGGGHGGHNGLRDIVPHIGADFHRLRIGIGHPGHKDKVSGHVLGKAPSAEQKLIDDAIDFATTKIKLLVDGQINQAMNQINAYKP, from the coding sequence ATAATGTCTATTGTACTTATTGTAGGTTTGGGCAATCCCGGTGCGGAATATGCCCAAACTAGGCATAATGCAGGCTTTTGGTTTGTTGAACAACTTGCCAAAAGCTATAATATTAGCTTAAAAAATGATAATAAATTTAATGCTTATATAGGACGTGGTAACATTGAAGGTCATGATGTGCGTTTATTATTGCCACAAACTTTTATGAACCGTTCTGGTCAAAGTGTTGCTCCTTTTTGTAAGTTTTATCAAATTAATCCTTCTTCCTTACTTATTGCTCATGATGAACTTGATATGAATGCAGGTATCATTCGCCTAAAAACAGGTGGCGGTCATGGTGGGCATAATGGCTTACGAGATATTGTTCCTCATATTGGTGCTGATTTCCATCGTTTACGTATTGGTATTGGACACCCCGGTCATAAAGATAAAGTCTCAGGTCATGTACTAGGTAAAGCACCATCAGCTGAACAAAAACTGATTGATGATGCGATTGACTTCGCCACTACAAAAATTAAATTATTGGTTGATGGTCAAATTAACCAAGCTATGAATCAAATCAATGCTTATAAGCCTTAA
- a CDS encoding helix-turn-helix transcriptional regulator translates to MNEQTHAMRLLKDCIPIFTVLSDENRHLILKLLLENGAMRVNDITENLHLSRPAVSHHLKIMLSANAVSVEQIGKERFYSLAMKDEIEKMGELVELMKKYCPSNQSE, encoded by the coding sequence ATGAACGAACAAACTCATGCAATGCGTCTTTTAAAAGACTGCATTCCCATTTTTACCGTGCTGTCGGACGAAAACCGCCATTTGATTTTGAAATTATTGCTGGAAAATGGGGCGATGCGGGTCAATGACATTACCGAAAATCTGCATTTGTCTCGCCCTGCGGTGTCGCATCATTTAAAAATTATGTTGTCCGCCAATGCGGTGAGCGTAGAGCAAATCGGCAAAGAACGCTTTTACAGTTTGGCGATGAAAGATGAAATTGAAAAAATGGGTGAACTCGTTGAATTGATGAAAAAATATTGTCCGAGCAATCAAAGTGAATAA